The following are encoded in a window of Fibrobacter sp. UWB13 genomic DNA:
- a CDS encoding valine--tRNA ligase, protein MEMETRYNPKIVEDRWHDQWNKNNDFAPSGKGEPFSVVIPPPNVTGALHLGHALNDTLQDILVRYRRKTGRDTLWIPGTDHAGIATQAVVEKRLFQDEHKTRHDIGRDALVERIWKWKDEYEARITKQLKSLGVSCDWSRQRFTLDPVCAKAVRHAFFNLFKKGLIYRGKRLVNWDTKLQTAVADDEIYYETVKGHFWTFKYPLADGSGFIPVSTTRPETIMGDTALAVHPNDERYKQFIGKMLKVPFVNREIPVIADAILVDMDFGTGSVKVTPAHDPNDYATGLRHKLPMINIMNDDGSLNENAGPFQGMKGQAARDAVVKGLEDLGLLIKVEDHEMQVGHSDRSKTVIEPYLSDQWFVKMDVLADNAMKAVTSGEIKIIPERYANKYLDWLKEKRDWCISRQLWWGHRIPIWHADETTTEEDLNKAFAGRNDIYYYKAQNGIWLICSEEENLKEDAVAGHKIVQEEDVLDTWFSSGLWPHSTMGWPEQTDTLKKYYPTSVLVTSRDIITLWVARMVLFSQENMGTVPFHTVYIHPKILDGNGMTMSKSKGNGVDPMDIEKKYGTDALRFVMASLCTDNQDVRLPVKKEKQEDGSVINTSEKFEIGRNFSNKLWNACRFLFPHLEQAGALSKDMLPMDSSIFALEDRWILSRLNSTIQDATKMLEEFHFAELAGFLYRFVWDDVCSSYLEIKKAVINSETLTAEKKNAMAILSHVLRGVIDLLHPVMPFITEELNATLFPGSERVINSAWPKADTSLIDAKIEAAFNQAFAVVESVRGVRGRYNVSPATKLKAVVSVDTAETEASVKDCQAIITELGGLESFSVAVKAAKPKFSASSVVPGGELYIPLEGILDPAAEIARLEKEIEKAKSFAASIERKLSNEKFVNGAPEAVVNAERTKLATQQDIIAKSTKALEELR, encoded by the coding sequence ATGGAAATGGAAACTCGTTATAATCCGAAAATTGTAGAAGACCGTTGGCACGACCAATGGAACAAAAATAATGATTTTGCCCCGAGCGGAAAGGGTGAACCGTTCTCCGTCGTCATTCCGCCTCCGAACGTTACGGGTGCTCTGCACCTCGGCCACGCTCTGAACGACACGTTGCAGGACATTCTCGTCCGCTATCGCCGTAAGACAGGTCGCGACACGCTCTGGATTCCGGGCACGGACCACGCCGGCATTGCCACGCAGGCTGTCGTCGAAAAGAGACTTTTCCAGGACGAACACAAGACACGCCACGACATTGGCCGCGACGCCCTCGTGGAACGCATTTGGAAGTGGAAGGACGAATACGAAGCCCGCATCACGAAGCAGCTCAAGAGCCTTGGCGTTAGCTGCGACTGGAGCCGTCAGCGCTTCACGCTCGACCCGGTTTGCGCAAAGGCTGTCCGCCACGCATTCTTCAACCTTTTCAAGAAGGGTCTTATCTACCGCGGCAAGCGTCTCGTGAACTGGGACACCAAGCTCCAGACGGCTGTGGCAGACGATGAAATTTATTACGAAACTGTGAAGGGTCACTTCTGGACGTTCAAGTATCCGTTGGCCGATGGTTCGGGCTTTATCCCGGTTTCGACGACTCGTCCGGAAACGATCATGGGCGATACGGCTCTCGCCGTGCACCCGAACGACGAACGCTACAAGCAGTTCATCGGCAAGATGCTCAAGGTTCCGTTCGTGAACCGCGAAATTCCGGTGATTGCAGACGCTATCCTCGTCGATATGGATTTCGGTACGGGTTCCGTGAAGGTGACTCCGGCTCATGACCCGAACGACTACGCGACAGGCCTCCGCCACAAGCTCCCGATGATCAACATCATGAACGACGACGGCAGCCTCAACGAAAACGCCGGTCCGTTCCAAGGCATGAAGGGCCAGGCCGCACGCGACGCCGTGGTGAAGGGTCTCGAAGACTTGGGCCTCCTCATCAAGGTCGAAGACCACGAAATGCAGGTGGGTCACTCCGACCGTTCCAAGACTGTGATTGAACCGTACTTGAGCGACCAGTGGTTCGTGAAGATGGACGTTCTCGCCGACAACGCCATGAAGGCTGTCACGAGCGGCGAAATCAAGATTATTCCGGAACGCTATGCAAACAAGTACCTCGACTGGCTCAAGGAAAAGCGCGACTGGTGCATCAGCCGTCAGCTCTGGTGGGGCCACCGCATTCCTATTTGGCACGCCGACGAAACGACGACCGAAGAGGACTTGAACAAGGCATTCGCAGGCCGTAACGACATTTACTATTACAAGGCACAGAACGGCATCTGGCTCATCTGCTCCGAAGAAGAAAACTTGAAGGAAGATGCAGTTGCCGGTCACAAGATTGTGCAGGAAGAAGACGTGCTCGACACGTGGTTCTCCAGTGGTCTCTGGCCGCACTCCACGATGGGCTGGCCGGAACAGACGGACACGCTCAAGAAGTACTACCCGACTTCCGTGCTCGTGACGAGCCGCGACATCATTACGCTCTGGGTCGCCCGCATGGTGCTCTTCAGCCAGGAAAACATGGGTACGGTTCCGTTCCACACGGTGTACATCCACCCGAAGATTTTGGACGGCAATGGCATGACCATGAGCAAGTCCAAGGGCAATGGCGTGGACCCGATGGATATCGAAAAGAAGTACGGTACGGACGCTCTCCGTTTCGTGATGGCAAGCCTCTGCACCGACAACCAGGACGTCAGACTCCCGGTGAAGAAGGAAAAGCAGGAAGATGGTTCTGTCATCAACACGAGCGAAAAGTTCGAAATTGGTCGTAATTTCTCGAACAAGCTCTGGAACGCTTGCCGCTTCTTGTTCCCGCACTTGGAACAGGCTGGCGCACTTTCCAAGGACATGCTCCCGATGGATTCTTCGATCTTCGCACTCGAAGACCGCTGGATTCTCTCTCGCTTGAACTCCACCATCCAGGACGCAACGAAGATGCTCGAAGAGTTCCACTTTGCTGAACTCGCCGGCTTCCTCTACCGCTTTGTCTGGGACGATGTCTGCTCTAGCTACTTGGAAATCAAGAAGGCCGTGATCAACAGCGAAACGCTCACCGCCGAAAAGAAGAACGCTATGGCTATCCTCAGCCACGTGCTCCGCGGCGTGATTGACCTGTTGCATCCGGTGATGCCGTTCATCACGGAAGAACTGAACGCAACGCTCTTCCCGGGTTCTGAACGCGTGATCAACAGCGCATGGCCGAAGGCTGACACAAGCCTCATCGACGCCAAGATCGAAGCCGCATTCAACCAGGCATTCGCTGTCGTGGAAAGCGTGCGTGGCGTGCGCGGTCGCTACAACGTAAGCCCGGCTACCAAGCTCAAGGCTGTCGTGAGCGTCGATACCGCCGAAACCGAAGCAAGCGTGAAGGACTGCCAGGCCATCATCACCGAACTCGGTGGACTTGAATCGTTCTCTGTAGCCGTGAAGGCCGCAAAGCCGAAGTTCAGCGCAAGCTCTGTGGTGCCGGGAGGCGAACTCTACATCCCGCTCGAAGGTATCCTTGACCCGGCTGCAGAAATCGCACGCCTCGAAAAGGAAATCGAAAAGGCCAAATCATTCGCCGCTTCTATCGAACGCAAGTTGTCGAATGAAAAGTTCGTCAATGGCGCTCCGGAAGCTGTCGTGAACGCTGAACGCACCAAGCTCGCTACACAGCAGGACATTATTGCGAAGAGCACAAAGGCTCTCGAAGAACTTCGCTAA
- a CDS encoding 4Fe-4S binding protein: MKVLVHNRGVCLECAGCVGVCPKMALDMYGLDLQIDQEKCIKCGLCTRACPAGALKIQELNDVL; encoded by the coding sequence ATGAAAGTTCTCGTTCACAACAGAGGTGTTTGCCTGGAATGCGCCGGCTGCGTCGGCGTGTGCCCCAAAATGGCGCTAGACATGTACGGTCTAGATTTGCAAATCGATCAGGAAAAGTGCATCAAGTGCGGTCTCTGCACAAGAGCATGCCCCGCAGGCGCCCTCAAAATCCAGGAGTTGAACGATGTTCTGTAA
- a CDS encoding NAD(P)/FAD-dependent oxidoreductase, whose product MFCNNEYDVVVIGAGPGGSVAARNLSRAGHKVLLLEKREKIGYPVRCGEASTKLSDLQTYGPIDEDCIETIINGLYIYGPNGVNIDLAQKGTGIMLNREKFDPWLAHLAANDGVEVVTRARAEFVGDVESGTRLVRVKLGEGADETTEEVCAKMVIAADGVESRIGRQVGLDCLQKPAFTCTGVDIQVQGILTKPDYLTFWQGHDFINDGYIWSFPKVKSNVTNFGAGFLISNNHGSNVLDITMEWLYKLFPGAQINHVVGGVIPVSSVLKDYTLDRFALVGDAAHHTNPLTGGGIAAAMRAGRFCAQTVHEGFECGNLSKEFLKTYEKRCYDYFGRMHDFEYKFRRFLLNVNKEEQTKLYKVLQNFAKHGCKKRAFLQTPVSSAKMLYKFLRFK is encoded by the coding sequence ATGTTCTGTAATAACGAATACGATGTCGTCGTCATTGGCGCAGGTCCCGGCGGAAGTGTTGCCGCCAGAAATCTTTCACGTGCAGGCCACAAGGTTCTCCTTCTCGAAAAGCGCGAGAAGATTGGCTACCCTGTGCGCTGTGGCGAAGCAAGCACCAAGCTTTCGGACTTGCAAACGTACGGCCCGATCGACGAAGACTGTATCGAAACAATTATCAACGGACTTTATATTTACGGCCCGAACGGCGTGAACATCGACCTCGCGCAGAAAGGCACGGGCATCATGCTCAACCGCGAAAAGTTCGACCCGTGGCTCGCCCACCTCGCCGCAAACGACGGCGTAGAAGTCGTCACTCGCGCCCGTGCAGAATTTGTCGGAGATGTCGAAAGCGGAACACGCCTCGTGCGCGTGAAACTCGGCGAAGGCGCCGACGAAACAACCGAAGAAGTCTGCGCCAAGATGGTCATTGCCGCAGACGGCGTGGAAAGCCGCATCGGGCGCCAAGTCGGTCTTGATTGCCTCCAGAAGCCAGCATTCACCTGCACCGGTGTCGATATCCAGGTGCAAGGGATCCTCACCAAGCCGGACTACCTCACGTTCTGGCAAGGTCACGACTTTATCAACGACGGCTACATCTGGAGTTTCCCGAAAGTCAAATCCAACGTTACGAACTTCGGCGCAGGATTCCTGATTTCGAACAATCACGGTTCAAACGTCTTGGACATCACGATGGAATGGCTCTACAAGCTCTTCCCGGGTGCACAAATCAATCACGTTGTCGGCGGTGTGATTCCTGTTTCGAGCGTTCTGAAAGATTACACGCTGGACCGCTTTGCCCTCGTTGGCGACGCCGCCCATCACACGAACCCGCTTACAGGTGGCGGCATCGCGGCCGCCATGCGCGCCGGACGGTTCTGTGCCCAGACCGTCCACGAGGGCTTCGAATGCGGTAACTTAAGCAAGGAATTCCTCAAGACGTACGAAAAGCGCTGCTACGATTACTTTGGTCGCATGCACGACTTTGAATACAAATTCCGCCGTTTTCTCTTGAACGTCAACAAGGAAGAACAGACAAAGCTCTACAAGGTTCTCCAGAACTTCGCAAAGCACGGCTGCAAAAAGCGCGCCTTCTTGCAAACGCCAGTTTCCTCCGCAAAAATGCTTTACAAGTTCTTAAGGTTCAAGTAG
- a CDS encoding branched-chain amino acid aminotransferase, which produces MCTFAKKVNTMQVDLNTVDWKTLPFGYYDTDYNVRCYYRNGEWGKIEVSSSKDISIHMAATCLHYGQEGFEGLKAYTGKDGKVRIFRVEENAKRMQNTANRILMAVPPVELFREMVHTVVKLNKRFVPPYGYGATLYIRPLLIGMSPEVGVKPADEYLLMMFVTPVGPYFKDGFKPVDMMISRNYDRAAPQGTGTVKVGGNYAASLQSLAEAKKLGYSSTIYLDAKEKKYIDECGPANFFGIKGKTYVTPKSESILPSITNKSLQQLAEYLGYTVERRQVPFEELAEFSETAECGTAAVITPIKKIVDPVAGKEFTYGDGVNPGPVCTELFNKYTAIQFGEAEDPFGWTEVVDL; this is translated from the coding sequence ATATGCACATTTGCAAAAAAGGTTAATACTATGCAAGTTGATTTGAATACTGTCGATTGGAAGACGCTCCCCTTCGGTTATTACGATACCGATTACAATGTCCGCTGCTACTACCGCAATGGTGAATGGGGCAAGATTGAAGTATCTTCTTCCAAGGACATCAGCATCCATATGGCCGCTACTTGCTTGCATTACGGCCAGGAAGGTTTTGAAGGCCTCAAGGCTTACACGGGCAAGGATGGCAAGGTCCGTATTTTCCGCGTCGAAGAAAACGCTAAGCGTATGCAGAATACGGCCAACCGTATTTTGATGGCTGTTCCGCCGGTTGAACTTTTCCGCGAAATGGTCCACACTGTGGTGAAATTGAACAAGCGCTTTGTTCCGCCTTATGGTTATGGCGCAACGCTCTATATCCGTCCGCTCCTGATTGGTATGAGCCCGGAAGTGGGTGTGAAGCCGGCTGATGAATATTTGCTCATGATGTTTGTGACTCCGGTGGGTCCGTACTTCAAGGATGGGTTCAAGCCGGTGGACATGATGATCAGCCGCAACTACGACCGCGCTGCTCCGCAGGGTACGGGTACGGTGAAGGTCGGTGGCAACTATGCTGCTAGCCTCCAGTCTCTTGCTGAAGCCAAGAAGCTCGGTTACTCCAGCACGATTTACCTCGATGCAAAGGAAAAGAAGTATATCGACGAATGCGGTCCGGCAAACTTCTTCGGCATCAAGGGCAAGACTTACGTGACCCCGAAGTCCGAATCCATCTTGCCGTCTATTACGAACAAGAGCTTGCAGCAGTTGGCTGAATACCTCGGCTACACTGTGGAACGTCGCCAGGTTCCGTTTGAAGAACTTGCTGAATTCAGCGAAACGGCTGAATGCGGTACGGCTGCCGTGATTACCCCGATCAAGAAGATTGTGGATCCGGTCGCAGGCAAGGAATTCACTTACGGTGATGGCGTGAATCCGGGTCCGGTCTGCACGGAACTCTTCAACAAGTACACTGCAATCCAGTTCGGTGAAGCTGAAGATCCGTTCGGCTGGACTGAAGTTGTTGATCTTTAA